Proteins encoded in a region of the Clostridium beijerinckii genome:
- a CDS encoding transcription repressor NadR — protein sequence MNSIERREDIIRLLLESNEPLKGSFIAKRYSVTRQVIVKDIAILRAKGKNIIATPDGYIINANNNKAKAIIAVIHTEDEMIEELSIVIKYGGIIEDVVVEHPLYGEIKGMLMIKNYNELNKFIEKYKEQKAKLLSALTNGVHLHTIAAETQDDIDLIILELKKNNFIVSDLED from the coding sequence ATGAATTCTATTGAGAGAAGAGAGGATATAATTAGATTACTTCTAGAAAGTAATGAGCCTTTGAAAGGCAGCTTTATAGCAAAAAGATATTCTGTAACTAGACAGGTTATAGTAAAAGATATAGCAATTCTTAGAGCTAAAGGTAAGAATATAATAGCAACTCCAGATGGATATATAATTAATGCAAATAATAATAAAGCTAAAGCAATTATTGCAGTAATTCATACTGAAGATGAGATGATTGAGGAATTAAGTATAGTAATCAAATATGGTGGAATTATTGAAGATGTAGTAGTGGAGCATCCATTGTATGGAGAAATAAAGGGAATGCTTATGATTAAGAATTATAATGAGTTAAATAAATTTATTGAAAAATATAAGGAACAAAAAGCAAAATTACTATCTGCATTAACTAATGGAGTTCATCTTCATACAATAGCAGCTGAAACTCAAGATGATATTGATTTAATTATATTGGAATTGAAAAAGAACAACTTTATAGTTTCAGATTTGGAGGACTAG
- a CDS encoding DUF1667 domain-containing protein: MSNKDVFTSLVRVKGNMNYKVVSVKSNKSVEKHLWKEFSKVLSRIYVSTPTNIGDNICKNILNTGVDIICTRKIKE, translated from the coding sequence ATGTCTAATAAAGATGTTTTTACCAGTTTAGTTAGAGTAAAAGGTAATATGAATTACAAAGTTGTATCAGTAAAAAGTAATAAAAGCGTTGAGAAGCACTTATGGAAAGAATTCTCAAAGGTTCTTAGCAGGATTTATGTTAGTACTCCTACAAATATTGGCGATAATATTTGTAAGAATATACTTAATACTGGCGTAGATATAATATGTACAAGGAAGATAAAAGAATAG
- a CDS encoding GNAT family N-acetyltransferase has translation MLSGSKVHLRVLKREDVSILFKLHSEEKVKKYNIIIESMDNKVDLRKSLSIVNEDDNLIGFVTYKEQGYYSRIYCIGITIGSEYWGRSYGVDSIKTLLRYLFKKLNAMKVELYVASYNIRAIRCYKKCGFIEENIKRYYSHIDKEYIDMIIMGIIRERYNSYLKCEDGKYI, from the coding sequence ATGCTAAGCGGCAGCAAAGTGCATTTAAGAGTACTAAAAAGGGAAGATGTAAGTATATTATTCAAGTTACATAGTGAAGAGAAAGTTAAAAAGTATAATATAATAATTGAGAGCATGGATAATAAAGTAGATTTAAGAAAATCTTTAAGTATAGTGAATGAAGATGATAATCTAATTGGTTTTGTAACGTACAAGGAGCAGGGATATTATAGTAGGATATACTGTATTGGCATAACGATAGGGAGTGAGTATTGGGGAAGAAGTTATGGAGTAGATTCTATAAAAACTCTTCTAAGATATTTATTTAAAAAGCTGAATGCTATGAAAGTAGAATTATACGTTGCTAGTTATAATATACGAGCTATAAGGTGTTATAAAAAATGTGGGTTCATAGAGGAAAATATTAAAAGATATTATAGCCATATAGATAAAGAATATATAGATATGATAATTATGGGGATAATTAGAGAAAGATATAATTCATATTTAAAATGTGAGGATGGAAAATACATATGA
- a CDS encoding HD domain-containing protein: protein MFLYRIKQFYWAIESIFIKEDMEMLKMYLSISELDLFMKLTKSERQHSIRVCRTAIKYIEDNNIVNIDKKKMSKCALLHDIGKLESKLNIFYKGIIVFLNSITHGKFLKYNKNKKIISYYNHPEIGARLIESINNDECLEVINSIKYHHNKSNIDSKNIYLKVLSISDDCN, encoded by the coding sequence ATGTTTTTATATAGAATAAAACAATTTTATTGGGCAATAGAATCTATATTCATTAAGGAAGATATGGAAATGCTAAAGATGTATCTTAGTATTTCTGAGTTGGATTTATTTATGAAACTTACTAAATCAGAGCGGCAACATTCAATAAGAGTTTGTAGAACGGCTATAAAATATATAGAGGATAATAATATAGTTAATATCGATAAAAAAAAGATGTCTAAGTGTGCATTATTGCATGACATAGGAAAATTAGAATCTAAATTAAATATATTTTATAAAGGCATTATTGTTTTTTTAAATAGTATTACTCACGGAAAATTTTTGAAGTATAATAAAAATAAGAAAATAATAAGTTATTATAATCATCCGGAAATTGGAGCAAGACTGATTGAGAGTATTAATAATGATGAATGCTTAGAAGTAATAAATTCTATTAAATATCATCATAATAAAAGTAATATTGACTCAAAAAATATATATTTAAAAGTATTAAGTATATCTGATGATTGCAATTAA
- a CDS encoding NAD(P)/FAD-dependent oxidoreductase, whose amino-acid sequence MDYDVLILGGGIIGCAVAYELSKYNINIALIEKGYDVANDISFANTAVVYDGSESSSSKMALLEKRGIDIIRKHCKKFNVRYNKIGSLRIFLDESNELLNKVYSDSVDHGIDGVRIIDSNELYNVEPSLNLEENKAIYSENTSIISPYNLAVSYAEIAVDNGVNFRLEEEVIDIKTISKGFRVTTNKNKFTCKLVINTIPNESFNDMCSNVTSEMKNKKVRCIIVKKSIGDNLKKIIIEDIDEENSMIKVPISENENLIGIKISDNFSSKLELPERILKNIKKESIINIFTEVYSENDMLIDDSNLEAGYIKVVGNHYAKISVAPAIAQDIEKKVKVSMNITKKKDYIDKKRETYIFREMTKDQINRIISLDKRYGNIICNCNNISEGEIIDSIRRPLGARTVEGVKRRTGIGLGNCNGSNCNIKIIKILAREMDKSALDIVDDSMDSQILVGRIKEFNEI is encoded by the coding sequence ATGGATTATGATGTGCTAATTTTAGGCGGTGGGATAATTGGATGCGCAGTTGCCTATGAACTTTCAAAATATAATATAAATATAGCTTTAATTGAAAAGGGATATGATGTTGCAAACGATATTTCATTTGCAAATACAGCTGTTGTTTATGATGGTTCAGAATCAAGTAGTAGTAAAATGGCTCTCTTGGAGAAGAGAGGTATAGATATAATAAGGAAGCATTGTAAAAAGTTCAATGTTAGATATAATAAGATTGGCTCATTAAGGATTTTCTTAGATGAGAGTAATGAACTATTAAATAAAGTGTATAGTGATTCTGTGGATCACGGAATAGATGGAGTTCGTATAATAGATAGTAATGAACTTTATAATGTGGAACCAAGTTTAAATTTAGAGGAAAATAAAGCTATCTATTCTGAGAATACTTCAATAATATCACCATATAACCTAGCTGTTTCATATGCAGAAATAGCTGTAGATAATGGAGTGAATTTTAGATTAGAAGAAGAGGTTATAGATATTAAGACTATCTCTAAGGGATTCAGAGTAACTACGAATAAAAATAAGTTTACTTGTAAACTAGTTATTAATACAATTCCAAATGAATCATTTAATGACATGTGTAGTAATGTAACAAGCGAAATGAAAAATAAAAAAGTTAGGTGTATAATAGTTAAGAAAAGCATAGGTGATAACTTAAAGAAAATTATTATTGAAGATATAGATGAAGAAAATTCGATGATAAAGGTGCCAATATCGGAAAATGAAAATTTAATTGGAATTAAGATTAGTGATAATTTTAGCTCTAAATTAGAATTGCCAGAAAGAATATTGAAAAATATAAAAAAAGAGTCAATAATTAATATATTTACAGAAGTATATAGCGAAAATGATATGTTAATAGATGATAGTAATTTAGAGGCCGGTTATATAAAGGTTGTAGGAAATCACTATGCTAAAATATCAGTTGCACCAGCAATTGCTCAGGATATTGAAAAGAAAGTTAAAGTAAGTATGAATATAACGAAGAAGAAGGATTATATTGATAAAAAGAGAGAGACATATATATTTAGAGAGATGACTAAAGATCAAATAAATAGAATAATTTCTCTTGATAAGCGTTATGGCAATATTATTTGTAATTGCAATAATATTTCTGAGGGAGAAATTATTGATTCAATAAGAAGACCTTTAGGTGCAAGAACAGTAGAGGGAGTAAAAAGGCGTACAGGGATAGGTCTTGGAAACTGCAATGGTTCAAATTGCAATATAAAGATAATAAAGATATTGGCCAGAGAGATGGATAAAAGTGCTTTAGATATAGTAGATGATTCTATGGATTCACAAATTTTAGTTGGAAGAATTAAGGAATTTAATGAAATTTAG